One stretch of Segatella copri DNA includes these proteins:
- a CDS encoding membrane dipeptidase: METFDLESHLQGAYSRFPEAKHQPVIGLTANYEGIDATLRDRYYKQVIAAGGTPVIIPPVADAQVIVNTLEHLDGLILTGGGDHNPLWMGEEPSPRLHNINQERDAAELMITRLAFNRQIPMLGICRGIQTLAIALGGKVCQDIKQLVKHSQDADRTEPTHIVEIKKDSTLYNIYNKEKIFVNSFHHQAVSEPGNHLRTIAKSSDHIIEAVESSEYKQILGVQWHPEWLEEEGLKIFQWLVNQANNFYAAKQLHKRILTLDTHCDTPMFFPQGIKFDHRDSRILVDLHKMTDGHQDATTMVAYLPQPQIGESFSSKVAFDVKGPAQYADLIFDKIEEIVSKNRQYLSIARTPADLYSDKRKGRKSIMLGIENGLALEHDISNVKHFAQRGIVYITLCHNGDNDICDSARGCNTHNGVSSFGEKVIHEMNRLGIMVDLSHGGEKSFYDALDISQAPIVCSHSSSRALCDVPRNLTDDQMRALAAKGGVAHTTLYHGFLRKEGEADIMDAIAHLEHAIDVMGIDHVGLGTDFDGDGGIRGLADSSELINFTLQLLRRKYSEQDIVKIWGGNWLRVMTQVQNFKH, translated from the coding sequence ATGGAAACATTTGACTTAGAGTCGCATCTCCAGGGTGCATACTCTAGATTTCCCGAAGCGAAGCATCAGCCTGTAATTGGCCTTACTGCCAATTATGAAGGTATTGATGCTACGCTTCGCGACCGTTATTATAAGCAGGTAATAGCGGCTGGCGGTACGCCGGTCATTATTCCTCCTGTTGCCGATGCTCAGGTCATCGTCAATACCCTGGAGCATCTTGATGGATTGATTCTGACGGGTGGCGGTGACCATAATCCGCTGTGGATGGGCGAAGAGCCTTCTCCCCGTCTTCACAACATCAATCAGGAACGTGATGCTGCCGAACTGATGATTACCCGATTGGCTTTCAACCGCCAGATTCCGATGCTTGGCATCTGCCGGGGCATTCAGACCCTCGCTATTGCGCTGGGCGGAAAGGTGTGCCAGGATATCAAGCAGCTGGTAAAGCACAGCCAGGATGCCGACCGTACTGAACCAACCCACATCGTAGAAATCAAGAAAGATTCCACCTTATATAATATATATAATAAGGAGAAGATCTTTGTCAACTCGTTCCACCATCAGGCGGTAAGCGAGCCAGGCAATCATCTGCGCACCATCGCCAAATCTTCTGACCATATTATCGAGGCTGTAGAGAGTAGCGAGTATAAGCAGATTCTCGGTGTGCAATGGCATCCGGAATGGCTGGAAGAAGAAGGATTGAAGATTTTCCAATGGCTGGTTAATCAGGCTAACAACTTTTATGCAGCCAAGCAGTTGCATAAGCGCATCCTTACGCTCGATACCCATTGTGATACTCCGATGTTCTTCCCTCAGGGCATCAAGTTTGATCACCGCGATTCCCGCATCCTGGTTGATCTCCATAAGATGACCGATGGTCATCAGGATGCTACCACGATGGTAGCTTACCTGCCACAGCCTCAGATAGGCGAGAGCTTCAGCAGCAAGGTGGCTTTCGATGTAAAGGGACCTGCGCAGTATGCCGACCTCATCTTCGACAAGATAGAAGAGATTGTGAGCAAGAACAGGCAGTATCTCAGCATAGCCCGCACTCCTGCCGATCTTTATAGCGATAAGCGGAAAGGCAGAAAGAGCATCATGCTCGGCATCGAGAACGGTCTCGCCCTGGAGCACGATATCAGTAACGTGAAGCATTTCGCCCAGCGCGGCATCGTTTATATTACGCTCTGCCATAATGGTGATAATGATATCTGCGATAGTGCTCGCGGCTGCAATACCCATAATGGTGTGAGCAGTTTTGGCGAGAAGGTGATTCATGAGATGAACCGCCTGGGCATCATGGTAGATTTGAGTCATGGTGGCGAGAAGAGTTTCTACGATGCACTTGATATCAGCCAGGCGCCTATTGTCTGCAGCCATAGCAGCAGCCGTGCGCTCTGCGATGTGCCTCGCAATCTGACCGATGACCAGATGCGTGCCCTCGCAGCAAAGGGTGGTGTGGCTCATACCACGCTCTATCATGGATTCCTGCGTAAAGAGGGTGAAGCCGACATCATGGACGCTATCGCCCATCTTGAGCATGCCATCGATGTGATGGGTATCGACCACGTAGGTCTGGGTACCGACTTTGATGGAGACGGCGGCATCCGGGGGCTCGCCGACTCTTCTGAACTCATCAATTTCACCCTCCAGCTGTTGCGCCGCAAATATAGCGAGCAGGATATTGTCAAGATTTGGGGAGGCAACTGGCTCAGAGTGATGACGCAGGTGCAGAACTTTAAACATTAA
- a CDS encoding Lrp/AsnC family transcriptional regulator yields MEKIDNLDRKILGILSKNARIPFKDVAAECGVSRAAIHQRVQHLMEDGFITGSGFDVNPKSLGYSTCTYVGLNLERGNMYKKVVERLQNIPEIVECHFTTGSYTMLIKLYARDNEQLMDLLNNKLQAIPGVVSTETLISLEQSIKREIPVLLDED; encoded by the coding sequence ATGGAGAAAATAGACAATCTAGACAGAAAGATTCTCGGCATCCTTTCCAAGAATGCCCGTATTCCTTTCAAGGACGTAGCCGCAGAATGTGGCGTGTCTCGTGCTGCCATCCATCAGCGTGTTCAGCACTTGATGGAGGATGGTTTCATCACCGGTAGCGGTTTTGATGTAAACCCTAAAAGCCTGGGTTATTCTACCTGCACTTATGTAGGTTTGAACTTGGAGCGTGGTAATATGTATAAAAAGGTGGTAGAGCGCTTGCAGAACATTCCTGAAATCGTAGAGTGCCACTTTACAACCGGTTCATACACCATGCTGATCAAGCTTTATGCCCGCGACAACGAGCAGCTCATGGATCTGCTCAACAATAAGCTTCAGGCTATCCCTGGTGTGGTTTCTACCGAAACGCTTATCTCTCTTGAGCAGAGCATCAAGCGTGAGATTCCTGTACTTCTCGATGAAGATTAA
- a CDS encoding glycoside hydrolase family 3 C-terminal domain-containing protein: MMKQITTTVCATVLMASCSNINNTEQQVNQQVDELYCRMSQPERIAQLRSGYMDELFDAEGNLDTVKCKQLIPYGIGHFSQYASQELVDANFLRKRVAVVQDWLIHHTPNGIPALFHEEVLSGINTQDATVYPQQIGQACSFNPELAELKTLQTGTALRKMGGVLSLSPMVDVCRTPSFNRLEESYGEDGYLSAVMGTAFVKGLQQGDLKKGVGACSKHYLGYGGGGDADEKEMMEDILLPHETMIRLAGSKALMPGYHAVHGTKCVANSEILNDILRDYLGFDGMVVSDYTAIDQLPGLDTPLQKAVAAINGGNDVDFPRGENYQYLQEALDKGLVKKEVFERAVKDVLRYKIRAGLMDKNPYLYSTEDVKLDTKEERQTAYDIASQSIVLLENNGVLPLVKEADVNSAKQVKNILLTGPNANSIWAMCGDYSFPSMFYFWQSWKKKWDDSHLPHIVKLLEAMQASKPEGINIKYSRGCDWTEEIETKFEESGDKRAWEYQLLHRKVDSGEKADKAEALAMAKESDVIVAAVGENVMLCGENRERDGLKLPGKQEEYVEELLATGKPVVLVVFGGRAQVISKIAKRCAAVIQAWYPGEEGGTAVADILYGKISPSAKLSVSYPNTEVYEPICYNYSTRQDARVEWPFGYGLSYTTFAYKNLQTVKELSTASESSNIYFEVTNTGKVRADEIAQVYLSPTQNNQQIHPIQLQGFARISLNPGETKRVCIKFYTDQFGYYSHRGNRQWNIAPGTYELKIGASSQDIRLKQQIVLTGDKVVKPLRDHYFSEVIR; this comes from the coding sequence ATGATGAAACAAATTACAACAACCGTATGTGCAACTGTGCTGATGGCTAGTTGCAGTAACATAAACAATACGGAGCAGCAAGTGAACCAACAGGTAGATGAACTCTACTGCAGAATGTCACAGCCAGAGCGTATCGCTCAGTTGAGAAGTGGGTATATGGATGAGCTTTTTGATGCGGAAGGCAATTTGGATACCGTCAAATGCAAGCAGCTCATTCCTTATGGTATTGGACATTTTTCTCAGTACGCCAGTCAGGAATTGGTTGATGCCAATTTCTTGCGAAAGCGTGTGGCTGTAGTACAAGATTGGTTGATACATCATACCCCAAATGGTATCCCTGCTCTTTTTCACGAGGAAGTTCTTTCGGGTATCAATACGCAAGATGCAACAGTCTATCCACAGCAGATAGGTCAGGCTTGCTCATTCAATCCAGAGTTGGCAGAGCTCAAGACTTTGCAGACAGGTACCGCTCTTCGCAAGATGGGTGGCGTATTGTCGCTTTCCCCAATGGTAGACGTCTGCCGTACTCCAAGTTTTAATCGTCTGGAAGAATCATACGGTGAGGATGGCTATCTTTCTGCCGTTATGGGTACTGCTTTTGTCAAGGGTCTTCAGCAGGGCGACCTCAAGAAGGGAGTGGGAGCTTGTTCTAAACACTATCTGGGATATGGTGGTGGCGGTGATGCTGATGAGAAGGAGATGATGGAAGATATCCTTTTGCCTCATGAGACGATGATTCGTCTGGCAGGTAGCAAGGCTTTGATGCCGGGTTATCATGCTGTTCATGGTACCAAGTGCGTGGCAAATAGTGAGATTCTCAATGATATTTTGCGAGATTATCTCGGATTCGATGGAATGGTGGTGAGCGATTATACTGCCATTGACCAGTTGCCGGGACTAGATACTCCTCTTCAGAAAGCTGTGGCTGCTATCAATGGTGGCAATGATGTTGATTTCCCTAGAGGCGAAAACTATCAGTATTTACAGGAAGCCTTGGATAAGGGACTTGTTAAGAAAGAAGTCTTTGAGCGTGCTGTAAAGGATGTTCTGCGTTATAAGATTCGTGCAGGACTGATGGATAAGAATCCATATCTGTATAGTACGGAGGATGTAAAGCTTGATACTAAGGAAGAACGGCAGACGGCTTACGATATTGCCAGCCAGTCTATCGTCTTGTTGGAGAATAATGGTGTTTTGCCTCTTGTGAAGGAGGCTGATGTTAACAGCGCCAAGCAGGTTAAGAATATCTTGCTCACGGGTCCTAATGCCAATTCTATCTGGGCGATGTGTGGCGACTACTCTTTCCCTTCAATGTTCTATTTCTGGCAGAGTTGGAAGAAAAAGTGGGATGATAGCCACTTGCCACATATCGTTAAATTGCTAGAGGCAATGCAGGCAAGTAAACCTGAGGGTATTAATATAAAGTATTCTCGTGGTTGCGACTGGACAGAGGAGATAGAGACCAAGTTTGAAGAGTCTGGCGATAAGCGTGCTTGGGAGTATCAGCTCCTGCATCGCAAGGTTGATTCAGGCGAGAAGGCAGACAAGGCAGAAGCTTTGGCGATGGCAAAGGAAAGCGATGTTATCGTTGCTGCTGTAGGCGAGAATGTGATGCTCTGTGGTGAGAATCGTGAGCGAGATGGTCTCAAGCTTCCTGGTAAGCAAGAGGAATATGTTGAGGAACTCTTGGCTACGGGCAAACCTGTAGTCCTGGTAGTCTTCGGCGGTCGTGCGCAGGTTATCTCCAAGATAGCCAAGCGTTGTGCAGCAGTCATCCAGGCCTGGTATCCTGGTGAAGAGGGTGGTACAGCTGTGGCTGACATTCTTTATGGCAAGATTTCACCATCTGCCAAGCTGAGTGTCAGCTATCCTAATACTGAGGTTTATGAGCCTATCTGCTATAATTATTCCACCCGTCAGGATGCTCGTGTAGAGTGGCCTTTCGGTTATGGATTGAGCTATACAACCTTTGCCTATAAGAACTTGCAGACAGTTAAGGAGCTCTCTACGGCTTCAGAGTCGAGCAATATCTACTTTGAGGTTACCAATACGGGTAAGGTTCGTGCCGATGAGATAGCGCAGGTATATCTGTCGCCAACTCAGAACAACCAGCAGATTCATCCTATCCAGTTGCAGGGCTTTGCCCGCATCTCTCTCAATCCTGGCGAAACCAAGAGAGTATGCATCAAGTTCTATACTGATCAGTTTGGTTATTATTCTCATCGAGGCAATCGTCAATGGAATATAGCTCCAGGAACGTATGAACTGAAGATTGGAGCCTCTTCTCAAGACATCCGTCTTAAGCAGCAGATAGTTTTGACGGGTGATAAAGTGGTGAAACCTTTGCGTGATCATTACTTCTCCGAGGTTATCAGATAA
- a CDS encoding PD40 domain-containing protein, which yields MKLLEKKSYWLLASLLLLSVGVDAKVKFDFSLVFVPEEGGVKFEKITDDADCVADYKGNIVGKTSGVFGSRKTNTIDWWVIPQIGVSPDGRRIGYINEKNGTTNIMIKNAAKGGASVQRTFRTNVEGFTWSPDGKTLCFTEVRGNHHGVYLVDANQGTVVRQISNGTDNDFGGVISKDGNTIYFHRGEGYASYSLWSYDRKTNLFSNYSRGMTACLIPNDLDAIYCARFTTNKESEIWRVNFKTGVEEVILSQPGKSFSTPQLSPDGKWLLVTGSSRSEKEKIDNTDIFVVRTDGTQLTQLTYHPGNDLSPVWSPDGKSIFFLSQRGSAEKNYNVWRMDFSM from the coding sequence ATGAAATTGCTGGAAAAGAAAAGTTATTGGCTTTTAGCATCTTTACTCTTATTGTCAGTAGGTGTAGATGCAAAGGTGAAATTTGATTTTTCCCTCGTCTTCGTACCAGAGGAGGGTGGTGTGAAGTTCGAAAAAATCACAGATGACGCTGACTGCGTAGCTGATTATAAAGGTAATATCGTGGGTAAGACATCTGGCGTCTTTGGCTCTCGCAAGACCAATACCATCGATTGGTGGGTAATTCCTCAAATTGGCGTATCTCCTGATGGAAGACGCATAGGTTACATCAACGAAAAGAATGGAACCACCAACATCATGATTAAGAATGCTGCTAAAGGTGGCGCCAGTGTACAGCGCACATTCCGTACAAACGTAGAGGGCTTCACTTGGAGTCCTGATGGCAAGACCCTGTGCTTTACTGAGGTGAGAGGCAATCATCATGGCGTGTATCTGGTAGATGCCAATCAGGGTACTGTGGTACGTCAGATTTCAAACGGAACAGACAATGACTTCGGCGGTGTAATCAGTAAAGATGGAAACACAATTTATTTCCATCGTGGAGAGGGATATGCATCTTATAGCCTTTGGAGTTATGATCGCAAGACCAACCTTTTCTCCAATTATAGTAGAGGTATGACGGCTTGTCTTATTCCTAATGATCTGGATGCCATCTATTGCGCCCGTTTTACAACGAACAAGGAAAGTGAAATTTGGCGTGTAAACTTCAAGACGGGTGTGGAGGAAGTTATCCTTTCCCAGCCAGGCAAGAGCTTCAGTACGCCTCAGTTATCACCTGATGGCAAATGGCTGTTGGTTACAGGATCTAGCAGGTCTGAAAAAGAGAAGATTGACAATACTGACATATTTGTAGTTCGCACCGATGGTACCCAGCTTACTCAGCTTACTTACCATCCAGGTAACGATTTGTCGCCAGTTTGGTCACCAGACGGAAAGAGTATCTTCTTCCTGTCTCAGCGTGGCTCAGCAGAAAAGAACTATAATGTATGGCGCATGGATTTCAGTATGTAG
- a CDS encoding porin family protein: MKKIIIVAVCAFCALTASAQRASSSSSSFFSTEKADGGVQFGIRAGLNMAGMAYEEDNVTVSTDNKTNWHVGIIADIPMMESLYVQTGLYLQNKGYKEKEGDYELTANPMYLEIPVLASYRYNFSDAAQLQINVGPYFAYGVGGKIKETDEGDEDKWDCFGDKGADWKRFDCGLQIGAGLTIAKNYYIGAAYEFGFSNIAKNSGDGKLKNKNWMFSVGYNF, encoded by the coding sequence ATGAAAAAAATTATTATTGTAGCAGTTTGCGCATTCTGCGCTCTTACAGCTTCAGCACAGCGTGCAAGTAGCTCATCTTCTTCATTCTTCTCAACAGAGAAGGCTGATGGCGGCGTTCAGTTTGGTATCCGTGCCGGTCTCAACATGGCAGGTATGGCCTATGAAGAAGACAACGTGACCGTTTCTACAGACAATAAAACTAATTGGCATGTAGGCATTATCGCAGATATTCCTATGATGGAGAGTCTTTATGTCCAGACTGGTCTTTATCTCCAGAACAAGGGTTACAAGGAGAAAGAAGGAGACTATGAGTTGACAGCAAATCCAATGTACTTGGAAATTCCTGTATTGGCTTCTTATCGTTACAACTTTAGCGATGCTGCTCAGTTGCAGATTAATGTTGGTCCTTACTTCGCTTATGGTGTAGGTGGTAAGATTAAGGAAACAGATGAAGGTGACGAAGACAAGTGGGATTGCTTCGGCGATAAGGGTGCAGATTGGAAACGTTTTGATTGTGGTCTGCAGATTGGTGCTGGCTTGACAATTGCTAAGAACTATTACATCGGTGCAGCTTATGAGTTTGGCTTCTCTAATATAGCCAAGAACTCTGGCGATGGCAAGTTGAAGAACAAGAACTGGATGTTCAGCGTAGGTTATAATTTCTAA